Proteins encoded within one genomic window of Pristis pectinata isolate sPriPec2 chromosome 5, sPriPec2.1.pri, whole genome shotgun sequence:
- the LOC127570693 gene encoding protein rapunzel-like gives MSQTAIDALELSRSVVEAAQAAVVLANSTEKLASTLGVLGPIIGVAAITVKLSLSNVDSPELAFMKEQFQAVRNQLNVISGQISEVLREIERSTINNQYFPIEENLKNQFRKYMDILNAAPEFRQKQKEEFLKHFNATKGDQNLHTLYDGVMGFTAVFGKSILETAMNCDQRNRRLMEGLCARLKNLFCIGLIAVLGHAGITGNDVKALETEWNQKLAEAESKMKSTVDRCIHEFAEQAKIDVERLVKEKGGRDNKECSSYVRDKLKNKYDWVRWSVRVYDPVIGFDNHCYIGPNPNRFHFFRLNNVNIVVSYTTDPKPVDKSRLNHLMNGKDGWKDPLKVAEHISQNLSGGHVVHTVRRYKGLWGAWNFPDGCHYWKNYSGVTLCVHPV, from the coding sequence ATGTCTCAAACTGCCATAGATGCCCTGGAGCTGTCCAGATCCGTTGTCGAGGCCGCTCAGGCAGCGGTGGTACTCGCTAATTCGACAGAGAAGTTGGCCTCCACACTCGGGGTGTTGGGCCCCATCATTGGGGTGGCAGCAATCACTGTTAAACTATCCTTGAGCAATGTTGACAGCCCGGAGCTGGCCTTCATGAAGGAGCAGTTCCAGGCCGTCAGGAACCAGCTGAATGTCATCTCGGGGCAGATTTCGGAAGTCCTTCGGGAGATCGAGAGAAGCACCATCAACAACCAGTATTTCCCCATTGAGGAAAACCTCAAGAACCAGTTCAGAAAGTACATGGACATCCTCAACGCAGCGCCAGAGTTCCGACAGAAGCAGAAGGAAGAGTTCCTCAAACACTTCAACGCGACCAAGGGAGACCAGAACCTCCACACTCTCTATGACGGGGTGATGGGATTCACTGCCGTctttggcaaatccatcctggaGACCGCCATGAACTGTGACCAGAGGAACCGGCGCCTGATGGAGGGGCTCTGCGCCCGACTGAAGAACCTCTTCTGTATTGGTCTGATCGCCGTCCTGGGACACGCTGGCATCACCGGGAACGATGTAAAGGCGCTGGAGACGGAATGGAACCAGAAATTGGCTGAAGCCGAGAGCAAAATGAAATCCACGGTCGATCGGTGCATCCATGAGTTTGCGGAACAGGCGAAGATAGATGTGGAGAGACTGGTGAAGGAGAAGGGCGGAAGAGATAACAAGGAATGTTCGTCGTACGTCCGGGATAAATTGAAAAACAAGTATGACTGGGTCCGTTGGTCGGTGCGGGTCTATGATCCCGTCATCGGGTTTGACAATCACTGCTATATTGGCCCTAACCCCAACCGCTTTCACTTCTTCAGGCTCAATAATGTTAATATTGTTGTCTCCTACACCACCGACCCAAAGCCAGTTGACAAGAGCCGCCTCAACCATTTAATGAACGGGAAGGACGGCTGGAAAGATCCACTAAAGGTGGCGGAACATATCTCCCAGAACCTCTCCGGTGGGCATGTTGTCCACACAGTGAGACGGTACAAAGGTCTGTGGGGCGCCTGGAACTTCCCCGATGGATGTCATTACTGGAAGAACTACAGTGGTGTCACCCTGTGCGTCCACCCAGTATAA